GACGACCCTGGGGCGGATACTTCGCGTATCTGACGGCAGCCTCTGCTTCCTCCACGCTCGCGACCATCGGGACGATGATGCCGAGAGCGCCGATGTCCGTGGCCTTCTGAATGTCTCCTTCGGTCGCATCGGGGACACGGATGAAGGGAATCGCCTTCGCGCCCTTGCACGCCCGAATCATCTTCGCCACGTCCGAGTACGTGAGGGGGCTGTGCTGCATCTCGATCCAGAGGAAGTCGAAGCCCGCATCGGCCATGGCGCAGTAGATGTTTGGATCCGAGGTATAGACCGTGCCCCCGATGATCGGTTTCCCGTCCATAAGCTTCTGCTTGGCAGTGTTATACATCCGGCCCGGCTCGGCGGCGGTCGATGTCATCCACGCGAAATAGACGAGCGCGAGCGCGACGGGAAACGAGATCATCCATCTGGTTCTCATGGCCCTCTCCTCCGTGGGCGGGAGTATACCGCCGAACGGGGCGATTATCGGTCGCGAAGCCGATTGCACCTCGTCATGTCGCCGAGGGCTTCCGAGGGGAACCCATCGCTCGGTAGAGCTCGATGTGGCCTTCGACGATG
This genomic interval from Vicinamibacteria bacterium contains the following:
- a CDS encoding aldolase/citrate lyase family protein, with the translated sequence MRTRWMISFPVALALVYFAWMTSTAAEPGRMYNTAKQKLMDGKPIIGGTVYTSDPNIYCAMADAGFDFLWIEMQHSPLTYSDVAKMIRACKGAKAIPFIRVPDATEGDIQKATDIGALGIIVPMVASVEEAEAAVRYAKYPPQGRRSRGGGQYGELWGEDYRETVNDNMMVVAMIESPDGIEIADQIAAVPGVDVVFAASGDIGSFTGYAQDDPRYQTLVDRIRDETLKAGKKLGGPFTWHDREGYSFFQASSEAGLIRAGAKALLETAKGAYEY